Proteins from one Oncorhynchus gorbuscha isolate QuinsamMale2020 ecotype Even-year linkage group LG18, OgorEven_v1.0, whole genome shotgun sequence genomic window:
- the srsf3b gene encoding serine/arginine-rich splicing factor 3b, protein MGDPAMHRDCPLDCKVYVGNLGNNGNKTELERSFGYYGPLRSVWVARNPPGFAFVEFEDPRDATDAVRELDGRTLSGSRVRVELSNGEKRTRNRGPPPSWSRRPRDDHRGRRGSPPARRRSPRRRSFSRSRSRSLSRDRKRERSLSRDRNHKPSRSFSRSRSRSRSTERK, encoded by the exons ATGGGAG ATCCAGCCATGCACCGAGATTGCCCTCTCGACTGCAAGGTCTACGTGGGAAACCTGGGGAACAATGGCAATAAGACAGAGCTGGAGCGGTCATTCGGCTATTATGGGCCACTTCGCAGTGTCTGGGTAGCTAGGAACCCCCCAGGCTTTGCTTTTGTGGAATTTGAAGATCCAAGGGATGCAACCGACGCAGTGAGAGAACTTGATGGAAG GACATTAAGTGGTTCCCGTGTGCGGGTGGAGCTGTCCAATGGTGAGAAACGCACCCGCAACCGGGGTCCTCCTCCATCGTGGAGCCGACGTCCTCGAGATGACCATCGTGGGCGTCGTGGTAGCCCGCCCGCCAGGCGCAG ATCCCCACGTAGGAGGAGCTTCAGCCGCAGCCGAAGCAG GTCTCTCtccagagacaggaagagggagagatcTTTGTCCCGGGACAGGAACCACAAACCCTCAAGATCATTTTCCCGATCAAGGAG CCGCTCCAGGTCTACGGAGAGAAAGTAA